TTGATTGGTGGCCTCGAACTCCTCCTCCGTGGGGTAGGCGTCGGGAATCCGGAAGCGCCCCGCCAGCTTGAGCGAACCGAAAGTAAAGCAGGCTCCGCATTGGCCGGCATGGGGTCCCTCCTCATCCGGTACCTCGGAGAGCTTGCGGGTGTGGTGACCGCAGGATTGGCTCTCCTTGACCCGGGTGGGGTCGCACGCTGTCTTCCCCGCCGAGCGGAGGATGCGCTCGACATGGGCTCGCAGCACTCCCTTGAGGCCAGAGCCGGCGAGAAAGACTGTCTTCTCCCCCTCACGGTAGGTGCGATGGAATTCGATGCTGGCCACCGTGGGCTCGATGCCGACCTCCTGCGCCCGAACCAGGATCGGGCCATCGGGAACCAGCCGGAATCGGATCTTCACGCTGTTCTGGAGCTGGTGAAACATGCTCAGCCTCCTTTCCGCTCGGCTCGTGCCGCTTCTACGGTCCTTCGGAATGCCTCGAGGTAGGAGCCCAGCCGTGCCTGAACGCTGCTCCAGGAGGCAGCATCCCCAGACTTGTCACCCGGTCTTGGGTCCGAATCGGAGCTGTCGGGTCCTGATTCCTCGGAGGCCGCTTCGGCCTCGGCGGCGGCGAGGATCTCTTCGGCGGTCCACTCCGTCACCGGACCGACCGCCACTTCCATCCACCCCAGCCCCCGCGCCGAGCCGCCCCCCAGCTGGATCATTCCTTCGCCGAGCATCCACAGACTCTGAGCCAGCAGGCCGATCTCGAAGTCGTCGGGGTTCTCCCAGCGGATCCGGCCCTCGAAGATCGTGCCGGCGGGGACCACCTCGATGTCGTATTTGACCCGGTTGGCGGCGGTGCGGGTTTCCCGGTCGATGCCCACTCCATCCCGGAGCTCGACCTCGACATCCTGCGATTTGCAGAGCAGATCCGAGACCTTCAGCCGGGAGGCGTAGAAATCTTCCGGGTGCACCTTGGGGTCGGTGCCAAAAATCCGATGGAGCACGCCGAGCTTGTTCCAGGTCGCCCGCATCTCGTCGCTACAACCGTTCTCCCCCGACACCGAAGGACTCCAGTCATCCAGCGCGAGCCCCCCAATCAAGCTCTCACAGGCGCTCCGCAGGACCCCGCGAAG
This is a stretch of genomic DNA from Acidobacteriota bacterium. It encodes these proteins:
- a CDS encoding RAMP superfamily CRISPR-associated protein, whose translation is MTGTLTTPVRHHGILHRSLLFPLRLTCATGLHIGGGSRPDFLDSDQPVIRDGSGQPMIPGSSLRGVLRSACESLIGGLALDDWSPSVSGENGCSDEMRATWNKLGVLHRIFGTDPKVHPEDFYASRLKVSDLLCKSQDVEVELRDGVGIDRETRTAANRVKYDIEVVPAGTIFEGRIRWENPDDFEIGLLAQSLWMLGEGMIQLGGGSARGLGWMEVAVGPVTEWTAEEILAAAEAEAASEESGPDSSDSDPRPGDKSGDAASWSSVQARLGSYLEAFRRTVEAARAERKGG